In Thiofilum sp., the genomic window TACTGCGCTGCTCTGTAGTCCATTGTTGTTGTAGGGTAGGGGATGCTGCCTCCCAAAAATGACTCATTAATTCAGCACTTTGGCTTTTCTCTAAAAATAACGCGCAAAACAGTACATGACCAAAGCTATAAAGGACTTGTGATTGGGGGGTAATAGCGTTTTCAGGTACATTAATCGGGTCACTGCACAAAGCAAACACAAATTCATTAGAGCGTTTGGCTTTACCATCACGCCCACAGCGCATAAAGCTAGCCATTGATGCTGTGCTATGACTAAAGCGCTTTTTCACTTCGTGAAAGCTAGCATCGTAAACACGATTGAGTAGAAAGTAGAGTTTACGCTGTAAAACGCGCTCTAACTGACACTCAGGATCAGTAGGATGCACAAAGGTATTACGCAAATCATTCAGCAACGCCAGAACCCAAGTGAGGCGTTGTTCATAATAGCGTGGTAGCGGAACGGCTAGATCTTTAGCTTGGTTAGTCTTGTTGGTGTTATCCATTAATACCTTGAGAAAACCAAAACTACGATGCAGGTGCTTAATCATATTGGCTTGTTCTTCAGGGGGCGCAGTTATTAGACCTAGCTCTTTAATAGCACTTTCAATCTGATCTTCATTCTCAAGTACTTTGCGCCCAACCTTGCTACGGATGTCATTCAAACAAGCCAACACATTTAATCGCGCATCATTGTAGTAAGCCGCTAATACCTCTGGTGGTAAGTAAAAGGCTGTAAAACTAGGCGGAGCATTTTTAGTACTATGGGCTTTTTGAGCTGGCTGGGAGTGGTTTGTGCGAGGCTTGGGAGATTTTCCAGACTGGCGTCGGCGTAAGTGATTCATAGTCTATGCCCTTAAAATTAAAAAACACTCAATTTAAAGATCTTTTTAGCATAGATATTAGGCTGAGCCTATGATGGACTCCTAACACGCTCTCAGTCTGAGCATGATGTGGTGGTTTCGAGGCTGTTTTTTTAATGATTTATAATGAATCTACCTCTTACCGCCTGAGATCCGGCGAGTTTATAAGAGCTAGTGTGCTTTTAAGTTATCGAGCCTAGATGCAAAGCCTTAACTTAATTGCTGTTTTGACTCACTATTCTGGGTGTCTATTTTTAAACTCTCGTAATGGGGCGACTATTTTAATCTGGAAAGCTGGATATTTTTTAAATCCAGCGCATAAATAATTGTAGGGTATAGGGTGGCACACGTATGATTATTAATCAGGAGTGTTGTTCAACGGTTGAAGTGTTTTTTAGGTAGTTTTATGCGCATGATAGCTACTGAAGAGACACATACCTATTTCTCCACAAGAGTCAGAAGCGGGGTAAAAAAGCTATATCGTGCTATGCGGGCAATACTTCTAACCCACCCACACCTAAGCAGGAGAGAGTTATGTATGGTACATTTTTGAATGCCTATCAAGTAGAGCACAAAGTACAAGCTCAAGAAGATATGACAGGGATTAATCTTAGTGGCAAAGATTTAAGTCATGCCAAACTAAGTAAAGCGCGGTTTAATTCTGCTGATCTTAGTAAAGCTAATCTGAGCGGAGCTGATTTAAGCGGGGCCGATCTAGCTGGTGCTAATTTAAACGGTGCTAACCTGACCGGAGCTAATCTAGTTAATGCTACCCTTACCAGTACTGATTTAAGCAATGCTATTCTGTGTGGAGCCAACCTATCAGAAGCCATTATGTCTAATGCTAACCTTAGTAATGCCGATTTAACTAATGCTAACTTAAAACATGCTGATATAGAGGGTATCAACCTAGCTGGAACAAAAGGTTATATGGGTACTCACGGGATATAGAGCCATAGGATAATGCGCTGAGCAATAAGGCGCATTATTGGCGTTATTTAGCGCTAAGCCTTAATAAGCACAGTACTTCATAATGGGCAGTATGGGGAAACATATCAAACAATTGCACCTTTTCAATCGTATACTTATCTAAATATTTTAAATCACTAGCCAGTGTTACCGCATTACAGCTTGAATATAAAATAGCTTTAGGTGCAAACTCATTAATCGTTTCAGCGAGTATTCGACCAATACCCCGTCTCGGTGGGTTTACAATAATCAAATCAGGTCGATTATTGGGTCTCAAAGTAAAAGTACTCGAATCTAGAGCTTGGAAGTTAATCTGTTTTAATCCCAATGCTTGCGCGGATTGTTTAGCACACTCAATTGCTTCCGCTTCAATTTCAATTCCCGTTAAATGCGTTTCAGGTGTGGCACAGTGCAAACCAAAACCACCCACACCACAAAATAAATCCCAAATATGTTTAGCTTCTAAAATACTCGTCCACTCTCTAGCGGTTTGATAAAGCTGAGCAGCAACAAAGGGATTAGTTTGAAAAAAGCTTTTAGGGCGAATCTTTAAGGGAACATGATTAAAATGCTCCTCGATTACTTTAGCTTCAGTTAAAAATATTTCCTGCTCACCCTCTAATACTGCCATGTGAATTGGTTGAATATTGGCGGAGACCACTTTAATAGCGGGAAACTCCGTGAGTAAATAGGCTAAATTTGCCTGAATACGCGCTAGGGCATTTTCACTTCTGAGCACAAAACGTAATAAAAATTCGCCAGTCGCTTGGCTTTGAGTAAGCAAAATATATTTTAATTCGCCTTTTTGCTTATCAATACGATAGGGGGGAATGCCCGCTTTTTGAATCCAGCGCTCTAGATAATTTAATACCTGCTGCATAGTGTCAGAATAAAGCGGGCAATCGACTAGGCTAATATTTTCACCTTGCGGACTAATAATGCCTAATAATGGTTGGTGTGCTGCACCGAGTGCTACCATTTTGGCTTTATTGCGAAAGGCGCTAATAGGGCTGGTTGTGACTGGCTCGTAAGCTTTAACATGATAAGGAGCGAGTATTTGCTCTAAATGCTGTTGTTTTTGTTGAATTTGTTGCTCATAGGGTATATCGAGCCAACGGCAAGAGTGGCAGCGTTGGGCGCTAAAGTGAGGGCAGTGGAGAGCAGTCATACATCGTACTAAGTAGAGGTCGTCAAGTTTAGGCTCTCGATGGTATACTTAAGGTTTGTTTTTCACAAAGACTTCTGTCATGAGCCAATTTTGGAGCGCCCACGTTCACGACCTCGATCCCTATGTTCCCGGTGAGCAACCCAAGGATCAGCGTTATATTAAGCTCAATACCAATGAATGCCCTTATCCACCTTCGCCTAAAGCGATTCAAGCGATTCAAAGCGCTAATCTAGAGCATCTGCGTCTATATCCAGATCCTAATGGCGATATAGTGAAAGAGGCAGTGATTGAGTACTTTAAGGAATATAACTTAGAGCGCAACGAAGTATTTGTGGGCAATGGCTCTGATGAAGTGTTAGCACATGTGTTTTGCGGACTCTTAAAGCACGATTTGCCGCTGCTTTATCCCGATATTAGCTATAGCTTTTATCCGGTTTATGCCAATTTGTATCAGATTGAGACCGATGTAATTCCACTGCGTGATGATTTCACCATCAACATTGATGATTATCAGCGCCCGAATGGAGGCATTATTTTTCCTAATCCTAATGCACCGACTGGAATCGCTTTACCTTTAGCCGCTATTGAAACCTTATTACAGCGTAATCCTCATTCGGTAGTAGTGGTGGATGAGGCATATGTTGATTTTGGGGCTGAGAGTGCCGTTAGTTTAGTAAAACAGTATGCTAATTTATTGATAGTACAAACTCTGTCAAAATCACGGGCTTTAGCGGGTTTGCGTTTGGGATTTGCCATAGGGCAGGCTGATTTAATTGAGGCATTGGAGCGCGTTAAAAACTCATTTAATTCTTATCCCTTGGATCGTTTAGCTCTGATTGCAGGAGCGGCGGCTATTTTAGATCGGGATTATCTTCATTATGTAAGCCGTGCCATTGAGCAGACTCGTTCTACTACGGTGCAAGGTTTAGAACGTTTAGGTTTTAAAGTATTACCCTCGCGGGCTAATTTTATTTTTGCGCGTCCCCCACAGGGTCAAGCTCAAAGCTTATATAGCCAATTAAAAGAGCGGGGTATTTTGGTGCGGTATTTTAATAAGCCGCGTTTAAATGAGTATCTGCGTATTACGATTGGCACGGATGAGGAAATGACTGAGTTGTTGACCCAACTGAGACGCTTAGTAGGGTAAGGCGATGGATTTATATGAGTTAGATCGCTATTTAGAACACTTACTAAGTGTTAGTAAGTTTAAAGATTATTGTCCTAATGGCATTCAAGTTGAAGGTAAGTCTGAGATTACCACGATTGTATCGGGTGTGACGGCGAGCCAAGCTTTATTAGACCGAGCAGTGAGTTTAAAAGCGGATGCGGTTTTAGTGCATCATGGTTATTTTTGGCGTGGCGAGCCTTATGTGGTGCGGGGTATGAAGAAAAAGCGTTTGGCTACCCTACTTAAGCATGATATGAGTTTGCTAGCCTATCATTTACCCTTAGACGCGCATCCTACGCTGGGTAATAATGCGCAATTAGCCCAGCGCTTAGGGTTTCAAGTTGAGGGCGTCATGGATGAGCGCGAGTTACAAGGTGTGGGTAATATTGGGGTATTAGCCCAGCCAATGACCTTAACCGAGTTTGCTTTAAGAGTAGCCTCAGCATTACAGCGTGAGCCTACTTTAGTGAGTGGTGGCTCACACTTGATTAAGCGCATTGCGTGGTGCACCGGAGGAGCGCAGAGTTATATTGATCGTGCCGCCGAGTTAGGGGTTGATGCTTATTTAAGCGGTGAAATTTCTGAGCAAACGACTCATAGCGCCCGTGAATTAGGGATTCACTATATTGGCGCGGGTCATCATGCGACGGAGTGTTATGGGATACAGGCGCTTGGGGAACATTTAGCCGAGCAGTTTGGCTTAAAACATCTCTTTGTGGATTTGGATAACCCTGCATAAAACACATTATTACCGTATTTTTTTGTGGTATTATGCGGCTCCAGTTATCTGTGGTTAAGGATGAAGAGCTGCGTAAGGAGTGGTAGGCGATGTGAGGCAATGTTTCTGACATTCAAAGAGTTGCGTTTAAGCCTAGCACCTTATTTAGTATATGCTAATATAAGCAAGCACCAGAGCCACCACATTATACAGATTTAGCTACTTGTTTAACTTAAATACGCGTTATACAGGGGCTTTTAGTTTTGATTATTTTTGGAGTGAGCTAACGATGGCAAATTCAGGAGTAGATAAAAGCCGCCGCCGCTTCCTTATCGCTGCCACTGGGGTAGTGGGAGGAGCTGGAACGGTTGCGCTTGCAGCTCCATTTCTTACGTCGATGTCTCCTAGTGCGCGTGCGCTTGCAGCCGGTGCACCTGTGGAGTTCAATCTAAGTAAGGTGGAGCCGGGTCAGCAGGTACGTGTGAAATGGCGTGGTAAACCTGTTTGGGTAGTAAACCGTACACCTGAAATGGTGCAAGGTTTAGCCTCTTTAAATGATAAGCTGAAAGATCCAGAGTCGATTATTCCTTCTCAGCAACCCGAATACGCAAAAAATCTCTATCGTTCACGTAAAGAGCAGTATTTGGTATTAGTAGGGATCTGTACGCATTTAGGATGTTCTCCTACTTATCGTCCAGAAGTTGCACCTGCTGATTTAGGGGCTGATTGGATTGGTGGTTGGTATTGCCCTTGCCACGGTTCACGCTTTGATTTAGCGGGTCGCGTGTATAAAAACGTTCCTGCTGGCAGCAATTTAGAAGTGCCCCCTTATTATTTCAAAGACGATAGTACTATTTTAATCGGCTTAAATGATGCTAAGGAGGCGGCATAATGGCAGATCGTCCCGCTCATAATTACAAAGGTTTTTTAGGTTGGGTAGAAGACCGCTTCCCTTTAATGGAAACGTGGAACTATCACTTAGCACAATACTATGCACCTAAAAACTTTAACTTTTGGTATTTCTTTGGCTCACTGGCTATTTTAGTGTTAGTGATTCAGATCGTTTCAGGTTTGTTCTTAGCTTTTAACTATAAGCCTGATGCTGCCTACGCCTTCGCTTCTGTTGAATACATTATGCGTGACGTGCCCGGTGGTTGGTTTATTCGTTATATGCACTCTACTGGTGCTTCCGCCTTTTTCGTCGTAGTTTACCTACATATGTTCCGTGCCTTAATTTACGGCTCCTATAAAGGTAAACGTGAGCTGATTTGGTTAATCGGTATGGCGATTTATGTGGTGCTGATGGCGACTGCATTCATGGGTTACTTATTACCTTGGGGACAAATGTCTTATTGGGGTGCACAAGTTATTATTAACTTATTCAACACCGTGCCCTATATCGGTAATGAATTATCGACTTGGATTCGCGGTGACTTCGTATTAGGTGATGCGACTCTAAACCGTTTCTTTGCTCTGCACTTCTTCTTACCCGCATTAATTTTACCTGCGCTAGTATTTGTGCACATTGTGGCTCTCCATGCGGTAGGTTCTAATAATCCTGACGGTGTTGAAGTCAAGCAAGGTCCTAAAGGTAATCTATGGAGTCCTAATGCACCGACTGATGGTATTCCTTTCCATCCTTATTACACCGTAAAAGATATTGTGGGTGTGGCGGTCTTCTTATTCTTCTTCTTTGCCATTGTGTTCTTTGCTCCAGAAATGGGGGGCTATTTCTTAGAAAAGCCTAACTTTGAACCAGCTAATGCGCTAAAAACACCTTTACATATTGCTCCGGTATGGTATTTCACACCGTTTTATACCGTATTACGTGCAGTGCCTGATCCTTGGTACGGTACTCTAGCGATGTTCTCGGCGATTATTGTATTGTTCCTATTACCTTGGTTAGATCAAAATCCAATTAAATCATGGCGCTATCGTAATCTGGCTCATAAAGCTAATTTACTGATTTTTGCTCTAGTATTCATCGTATTAGGTTGGATGGGTGTGGAAGCGGTGACCCCTGCTTTTAAAGAGCTAGGTACACGTATGACTGAGATTTACTTCTTATTCTTCGTGGTGATTTGGGTACATAGTCGTCCAGCGACCGTTAATTACTTAATGTGGTTTGGGATTTTATTAGGTTTGGTCGTGTTAATTGATTTATTGCGTTATAACGGCGATGTGCAAGAAGAGGCTCATCAAATTTTAGTTCAGTTTATTTGGCCTTTGGCTTATCTGACTATTACCTTGTTGTTGCCTGCCTTTATATCGAAGTGGAATCAGGAAAAGCCTGTTCCAGACCGTGTTACAGGTTAAGGAGTAGCCGTTATGAAAAAGCTTCTAGCAGGTCTTGTTTTATCAACTGCTGCTCTATTTAGCC contains:
- a CDS encoding pentapeptide repeat-containing protein; amino-acid sequence: MYGTFLNAYQVEHKVQAQEDMTGINLSGKDLSHAKLSKARFNSADLSKANLSGADLSGADLAGANLNGANLTGANLVNATLTSTDLSNAILCGANLSEAIMSNANLSNADLTNANLKHADIEGINLAGTKGYMGTHGI
- the rlmC gene encoding 23S rRNA (uracil(747)-C(5))-methyltransferase RlmC codes for the protein MTALHCPHFSAQRCHSCRWLDIPYEQQIQQKQQHLEQILAPYHVKAYEPVTTSPISAFRNKAKMVALGAAHQPLLGIISPQGENISLVDCPLYSDTMQQVLNYLERWIQKAGIPPYRIDKQKGELKYILLTQSQATGEFLLRFVLRSENALARIQANLAYLLTEFPAIKVVSANIQPIHMAVLEGEQEIFLTEAKVIEEHFNHVPLKIRPKSFFQTNPFVAAQLYQTAREWTSILEAKHIWDLFCGVGGFGLHCATPETHLTGIEIEAEAIECAKQSAQALGLKQINFQALDSSTFTLRPNNRPDLIIVNPPRRGIGRILAETINEFAPKAILYSSCNAVTLASDLKYLDKYTIEKVQLFDMFPHTAHYEVLCLLRLSAK
- the hisC gene encoding histidinol-phosphate transaminase, producing the protein MSQFWSAHVHDLDPYVPGEQPKDQRYIKLNTNECPYPPSPKAIQAIQSANLEHLRLYPDPNGDIVKEAVIEYFKEYNLERNEVFVGNGSDEVLAHVFCGLLKHDLPLLYPDISYSFYPVYANLYQIETDVIPLRDDFTINIDDYQRPNGGIIFPNPNAPTGIALPLAAIETLLQRNPHSVVVVDEAYVDFGAESAVSLVKQYANLLIVQTLSKSRALAGLRLGFAIGQADLIEALERVKNSFNSYPLDRLALIAGAAAILDRDYLHYVSRAIEQTRSTTVQGLERLGFKVLPSRANFIFARPPQGQAQSLYSQLKERGILVRYFNKPRLNEYLRITIGTDEEMTELLTQLRRLVG
- a CDS encoding Nif3-like dinuclear metal center hexameric protein; protein product: MDLYELDRYLEHLLSVSKFKDYCPNGIQVEGKSEITTIVSGVTASQALLDRAVSLKADAVLVHHGYFWRGEPYVVRGMKKKRLATLLKHDMSLLAYHLPLDAHPTLGNNAQLAQRLGFQVEGVMDERELQGVGNIGVLAQPMTLTEFALRVASALQREPTLVSGGSHLIKRIAWCTGGAQSYIDRAAELGVDAYLSGEISEQTTHSARELGIHYIGAGHHATECYGIQALGEHLAEQFGLKHLFVDLDNPA
- the petA gene encoding ubiquinol-cytochrome c reductase iron-sulfur subunit: MANSGVDKSRRRFLIAATGVVGGAGTVALAAPFLTSMSPSARALAAGAPVEFNLSKVEPGQQVRVKWRGKPVWVVNRTPEMVQGLASLNDKLKDPESIIPSQQPEYAKNLYRSRKEQYLVLVGICTHLGCSPTYRPEVAPADLGADWIGGWYCPCHGSRFDLAGRVYKNVPAGSNLEVPPYYFKDDSTILIGLNDAKEAA
- a CDS encoding cytochrome b N-terminal domain-containing protein — encoded protein: MADRPAHNYKGFLGWVEDRFPLMETWNYHLAQYYAPKNFNFWYFFGSLAILVLVIQIVSGLFLAFNYKPDAAYAFASVEYIMRDVPGGWFIRYMHSTGASAFFVVVYLHMFRALIYGSYKGKRELIWLIGMAIYVVLMATAFMGYLLPWGQMSYWGAQVIINLFNTVPYIGNELSTWIRGDFVLGDATLNRFFALHFFLPALILPALVFVHIVALHAVGSNNPDGVEVKQGPKGNLWSPNAPTDGIPFHPYYTVKDIVGVAVFLFFFFAIVFFAPEMGGYFLEKPNFEPANALKTPLHIAPVWYFTPFYTVLRAVPDPWYGTLAMFSAIIVLFLLPWLDQNPIKSWRYRNLAHKANLLIFALVFIVLGWMGVEAVTPAFKELGTRMTEIYFLFFVVIWVHSRPATVNYLMWFGILLGLVVLIDLLRYNGDVQEEAHQILVQFIWPLAYLTITLLLPAFISKWNQEKPVPDRVTG